The Canis aureus isolate CA01 chromosome 6, VMU_Caureus_v.1.0, whole genome shotgun sequence genome contains the following window.
TCTGGGCTGACCTCCTCCTacccagggagggggaggggaaggagggttggGGAAGCCTGATGTCACACAGCCCTACATAAGGGCCTCCTTTAGGCTCCTGCGGGGCGGTTTGGAAGCAGCTGAGGAATGAGTTAGGTCCTggttgtgggattttttttttttttttaagtcagacaCAGACACAGCTGTTGAGCAAAATGCAGACACcacagaaaacccaaagcctcAGACCCTTCAAGCAGAGGAAGAGTTTAGGTAAAATTCTAAGGGTAGCTGTCTGGGTTGctagggagagggaagaggataCAGACTTCTCTTGCCGTTTACTTATtcttttatctttgaaatattcACAGCAACCAGACAAGAGGAAGTTGCCGGAATCCGAGCAAAGTTCCCAAACAAGATCCCGGTAAGACCGCATTACGCTTTTTGAAAAGGAGTATACTCTGTtccttgagagaaaaaaagaaaaaataagaagaagaaaacaaaacaaaacaaaaaaaccccactgtcTCTCCCTGTTCTAATTTTCTAAGATACTGAGACCTCTGAGTTACATTCTTGGGGGTTGACCCTCTCGACAGGTGATAGTGGAGCGCTACCCCAGGGAGAAGTTCCTGCCCCTGCTGGACAAGACCAAGTTCCTGGTCCCACAGGAGCTAACCATGATCCAGTTCCTCAGCATCATCCGGTAGGTGACAATGTGCACGCTGGGGAGTGTGCTAGGTGAGgctttttctgtttgctttgttAATTGGTTTGGTTTTGAGGAGGGGGAGAATCTGTAAGAGAGGGAAAAGATTTCCTTTGCGACTCACCTCTTAGATTCTGTAGGGCCCAGAAAAGATGCTCTGAGAAGTAATTTAACTTAAACAGGCGGGGAAAATCCCACAGATAGCAAGTTTAAAGAGAGTAAGAGCCGCCAACTTTTCTAAGAAGTTTTGGAAGTAGTCCTGGCTCTGAAACTAGTCCAAAAGATCTGTTCTTCCACAAGCTGTTTAAaactcagtcttaaaaaaaaaaaaaaaaaaacaaaccactcaGTCTTCATTTTCCCAGCAGACACACGGTACCTTTAAAGTGTCTGTGCCCTGGAGGAATGAGGACCTcttccaaaggcaggcactcccTTCACggggagggaggacaggaaagGTGTCCCCAGACATGTTCCTCCTTTAGGTTAaggcacagcaaagaaaatggggctattttttttttaatggggctATTTTTAAAGCTTAAGAGGGGTAAGTACTGTCACTTGACACATGGATTCAACAAAAATGATCTGAGAGTAATGTGAATATAGCCCAGAGGGTAATTCTTCATGGGGTTGAAAAGTCCAGAAAGGCCAGCCCTTGCAAGCTGCATAGctgctttttctttaagaattcatTATGAGTGTGTGTTTGTCTCTGTCTTGTTTGTCTTGATGAGTTATTTAAGAGGATCTTGATATCCTCTCCTTGGGGAGCTTATGTTGGCCCCGTGTGAATGGAAGTGCCTAAGGGATGACCAGTGTTAGGATTATATCCAACATGTTGATGTAACAAAGAGTGaccacccctcacccacctcccttagAAACAACTCTCTGAGTTCTGAGAgccattctttttctccttcccagaCAGAGGTCATCCTTTGTTTTCTACCAGCCCTAGTCCCCTCTCTATGCCAACATTTAATGCTCCagaatgtttattgagcatcagTGATGTTCTGGATTCTTTCTAGGCTGTCTTTAAAGCAGTGAAcagaatagacaaaaaaaaaaatctctccccaGAACCTCCTCCTCCAGAGGATGCCACAACCCTCGTTGAAAGATAGTATAGCAAAGGACAGGAGGTGGGTGTGTGGACTGTGTGGAGTGTTTCCTGCAGAGCTGAAGGCAATGCACTAGTCCCCAGCTCCATCCATTCCCGTTGTAGAACACTTCTTTTACCCAGACAACCATGCAATTATCAAAGCTGAAATCTTCAGGGTTATTTTGGGAGAGGTTATCTGGTTATAAAATTAATCAATTTCTAGCCACCTGTGTCCCAAAACCACATGGACCTAGCTCACCTGAAAGTTCAAATCTCTGAGACCAGAGTGGGCAAGCTATGCCTACCTCTCCAAGTAGAGCAAATGGAGGTGTGCTGCAGGGGAGACAGATCCCTTACCTGAGTGTCTACGCTATCATGTTGTCCTCCACTCCAGGATGAACCAGGCCTCAGATTGACCTTGACATTATAGCCTGTCCAAAGGAACTAAGCTGCTTCTCTATCTCCttgaggtggggggagagatggcagagggaggaaagggtAGTAACCTTTCAACATTTCATTCCAAAGCTATTTAACAATGAGATGCTGGGAGATACTGTAATCACTTTTGTATGTCTGGGGCTGTACATACCTTGAGTTTGAGAGCAAAGAGGGCTTAGCATTTTTGTGTTGGTATGTCTCCTAGTTAATGATAGGATGGCCTTACTCTTGGtgtggagtgcaggtgtctgctTTCAACAAGCCCTCCCGGGTAATTGTCAAGTTTGAAGACAATGCACTAGAGTGGAGAGGTGGGCTCCTTGGGTAGACATGTTTGCCGTGGACAGACAGAGGTAAGCCAGGGCTTGGGTCAGGGGCCCATTCCATGCCCAGTTAAAGTtttcccttcctgccccccactcctccccacccagGAGCCGCCTGGTCCTTGGGGCCACTGAAGCCTTTTATTTGCTGGTGAACAATCGGAGCCTGGTCAGCATGAGTATGACCATGGCAGAAGTCTACAGGGACTACAAAGATGAGGACGGCTTTGTGTACATGACCTACGCCTCCCAGGAGATGTTTGGCTGCTTAGGGTCGGAGCAAATCCTGCCGTCCTCTCCAGTGCATGTCAAGAACCAGTGCTCTAACCTGCGGAGGGATGGACCATCTCCTGTGTGTGTGGTGGACAATCCAGTGAGTGAGGCTGCCCCACAGTGATCGGACCCACCCTGTCAGGAAGGCCTGGCCACCTCTGTATCTTTGAGGCTCCATGCTCTTGTGTGTTCTAAGACAGTGTGGTGGTGCTTGGGAATTCTATAAATACTATTTTCTGAGTAAGAAATGGTTAGTTTGTGTGATGGTTTTGTGTGATGAGCTGGAGATGGATTTTAAGTGTCTTCTGTGGTGGAAGCTGGCGGGCCCTTGGGGCATTTGATTTCACCCCCATGTGGGCAGAAGTCCT
Protein-coding sequences here:
- the MAP1LC3C gene encoding microtubule-associated protein 1 light chain 3 gamma; the protein is MQTPQKTQSLRPFKQRKSLATRQEEVAGIRAKFPNKIPVIVERYPREKFLPLLDKTKFLVPQELTMIQFLSIIRSRLVLGATEAFYLLVNNRSLVSMSMTMAEVYRDYKDEDGFVYMTYASQEMFGCLGSEQILPSSPVHVKNQCSNLRRDGPSPVCVVDNPVSEAAPQ